CCGCCTGCTCTgacctgccctgccctgcccgtCCCTGCTCTGCTCCGGGATCCCCCCCCCCCTGCCCACTTGGTTTGTCGCCTGCTCTGCCTCCAAGCCACGGCGCCCAAGGGAAAGGGAGGGAACCGGCCGGTGCACAGCGGCAgcgcggcaggcggcagcgccgCGTCGGGGTCAGGGACTCGCTTCGTCTAGTCCGGGCGCGTGGCGGTGCGGTGGACGAGCAGTGAATGATGCTCGCGGTAGAACGACCTGCTCCCGCGTCCCGCCCGTGCGCATCTGCATGCGCGCCTCGTGCTCTAGGCTACCTAGCACGCACACCCGTGGATGTAAAAAATAAATGCATTTTATTTAAAGATTCTTCATTCTACAATAACGTAAGTGGTacgtttttttaacaaaaattaGAGCATGTTAGGCCAGTCCCAACCGTCCATCTCAACCGTCCATCTCAACTGCTCctgtttggttacttttgctaaagtttagcagctaaaatttgctaaactttagttgctaaactttagcaaaagctgtttggatactcttgttAAAAgacatttaatgagctgtaaaaagatcTATCTaccttattaaaggtgcgcaggagggggagacaagcaataaatgagaggTATAGGTTGTctagcccaccttttagcaagttttttgctaaagtgctaaactttagcaacttaactttagcaagttttagcaagggtgtttggcaatttagcagctaaaagttgctaaactttagcaactaaagtttagcaatgtggaaccaaacacctcctaaataTAGTCATGTAGGCAAAAAATTGAGGAGGTAAGAGAGTTAATGAGCAAAGATGTAAAAATATGGAGAAAAATTTGGCAAGATTGATACTATTTATGGACACTATGGGTTGGAACTTGCCTTAGTAATCACTATGAATGCAACTAATGATGTTCAGTGATCAAATAAACTGCATGCATGCGTATTAATGAACCGAACCTTAGAAACTAGCAAAACTAGACACTTGCATGAGCATGCATCCGTAAAGAGTGTATTTTTAGGATCAGGTAGTATTATCAAGTTCTTTACCATAATTAGGAGCTTGATAACTACACTTAATGAGTGTTATTAGGATGAAATTCCTCTCCCATCTCCCATCTGAATACATGTTATGCTAACTACTAGGAGGACAAACGCTTCGGGCTCCGTAATTTTACTGCCTTTCGGTAAGGTTCTCGTGGTCATCCGACTCGATCGAACATCCGTCTCTTCATCGACTAGTGGCATCTGGTTAGGATTTCTCTTCTTTGGCATTCGATCCATGACTACGATTATTGGAAGAGACCGGTGCTCTCTCCTACCACGCACACATCGCCATCACCCGTCACACAGTGGAAATGATAGAGGGAAACAGGTGGAGCAGGCATTTTCGTGCGCACCCTTGATTCCTTTTTCGGGCCTCCTAAATCGCAAAGCGTTCCTAGCCACCAAAATATTAAGTGAATGTGAGAGTTCACGGTTCGTGTTGGACAAATCTCTTTGGGCTGAACTAGCAATCGCCTGGTGGTGTCAGGCTAAGGTACTCCAAGTAAACATGGATCGTAGATATAAAGACGTATACCTCCTTTTGAGGTAATATATTAAATATTTATCATATACATTTAAAAATACAAAAATGTGGGGGCAATATCTTCCTATTAGATACTAACTTCCATGTATTATTGTATTGGATCTAATTAAAGTTTCTCTCTTTTCCCCTCTCAGGTGAACATGCATGGACTGCAACAAATCTAGAAATTTCATCACTTTGTCCTCAGGAGACACATCTTAGGGATTATTTTCGTTCACGTTATAATTTTGCAGACTATAGGTGCCATGTAATATAATGTATGGATGTGTAGTGCCGTTCTAAATTTCAACATGACAAATGTGGAATTTGTTTTAACTTCAAGTGTGTATGGATTTTCAATAATCATTAACAGCCGGCGTAATTATGTTACCTCGTAGAAAATGCATCATAGCTTTGTATAAATTTTGTGTAAGCGCACACATGATGACATGACGGTGCACCAAACACCAAACACGTAGATGAAAAGTTTGTAACAGCATGCGTATTACCGGACTAAGGAGATAATGGCGCAGATATATTaacggcatgcatgcatgtgtatgACCGGGACTTGAGGAGATAATGGCGCAGAGAtatattttccttttattttctaattaatttTTTCTCATTATAATCAAAGGTCCAGATTTGATTCACATCTTACCCGTAAAAGGTGTACCGTAGCATTGCTCACGAAACATTTCACAATTCACCGTAGTTAATGACTATGGTGATCTTTTATTGGGAGTTTTTCGGACGTGTGTGTGGATGGGTGTGTATGGAGGGGGAAGGGAGGGGTGCTTGAGCCCCCACTCCTCCACCCATGCACATATTGAGGTCGTTTGAGGAAAACATGAGTTTAGATGCGTTTGTTTTAAAGAGTTTAACGAAGAGCGAGCGAAGAAGGTAGTTACATAGGAACAAAGGAAGACGGTTTAGTCATCGTTGTGTCATCCGAGGCTTTGTTGGATGGAGAACAACCAGCTGTCAACAAAATTGGTATACTCCAGTATTTAGATAGAGCAATGTAGTGGCTAGCGAAACTCTTGCAGTTTTGCAGTTTGATTACGTACGGTGGACAACATAAAAGCTTTTGGAACAATCCAAAATAACTCAAAGCGGATTTGTTGTTACAATATCAACATAATTCATGGTCGGAGTAAAATCAGTGAAGAAATAGATCCTGAAGAAAAATGGTCAAATTGAAGAAGGAAATACACCCAacatttgaagaaaaaaaaacgaacCTGACCAATTCTGTGCCGGGCACTTGTTAACGCCTGCTATTTATAGAAAGAAACGCCTGCTTGTCGCAAGCAGCCATGAATGACCAAACGCCTTGCAGAGGGCAAGACTACTGtcgctaacttttttttttccctttcacgCATACACAACGAAAAGCAGGGATCTGCCCAGCACAGAGTTGTTTCTTTCGCACAGACGCACAGGCGCCACGGCAACCGATCCATTGCTAACGGTTTTAGGTTCTCCTTGCCATGTAAAAACTCATTCCATCTTCGTGCGATCGTGAGTCGTGACATCTAGTTAGGATTTCTCTTCTCTTTAACATCCAATCTATGATTAGGTCCTAGCTACTACAGCCACACCCATGGCCGTCGCATActagaaaaacaaaacagagaGGTATGtatagtgttttttttttgaaaaaagaaagtaTACATAGCAGGTATTTTTGTGCAACACTCTGTCATGATTTACGACGTAATTGCCTGCCTCATCTGACACCCACCACGGTTCCTGGCTCGCCAAGTCATATTTGCCTCATCTGACACAGTTGTTCATGCCGTATCCACTCTCAGTACCTCAGTCTTTATtaatgaaaaaaacaaaagattCCACAGATAATTAAATTATACTGATGGAAACAGTAGATGTTGAGCAACTCAAGAATGTTGGAACAATCCAAAATAACTCTACAAAtagatttttttatataatttaaaTAATTCAAGAACGGAGGGcaatcaaagaaaagaaaaaaaatacttataaTAAAGTGAGTGAACAGAAGAAGGAAAATTCTCAaatttcttttccttgtttttCTAAAAAAGCTGGATGAACTTGTTAGCTCCTGGTTGTTGCAAGTAGCCACGAACCGCCCAACGCCATGCGCTGGCAAGACTGAAGTTTTATGCTTGTAAAACCATTTACCCATTACTAAACCATTTACCCATTACAACACCAGGAACACCAAGATCTCACCGGCAgccatgtttagttgcccaattttgGAGTGCCAAGATCACTGTgtcagcactgtagcacactgtagcgtttcgttttgtatttgtgaattattgtccaaacattaactaattaggctcaaaagattcgtctcgcaaagtacaataaaactgtacaattagtttttaatttcatctagatttagtactccatgtatgtaccgcaagtttgatgtaaaCTAATTTCATCTagatttagtactccatgtatgtaccgcaagtttgatgtgatgtggaactaaacaaggccgacTTGTTCCGTTCGCACAAACACCGCGGCAACCGAGTGGCAGCCGATCCATTGTTTTTATTATCCACACGACATGATTATTTATCTTACAAGCTCAAGACACACCTCAATTCTCAACGCACACCGACATACATGCCATGATGCTGCCTATCGTTATCCATCCTTTGGGAGTTCACACTCCGGATATGAGCCGACGGAAGAGCTACCAAAGCCATCGCCGGCGGCTAGCCACCCAACCACCGAGCACCGCCGCCCGGCAGGCTCAATCTCCGGCTAGCAGCTTTGGATCATGCATTGAACAAGGcaccgcaaccgccgccgccacagcctCCACCACATCCTGAACCGCAGCCGCCTGACATGGAgaggccctcgccgccggccttgGTGCTCGCGTTGAACATGATGCCGCCACatccaccaccacagccggaGCCACAGCCTCCGGACTTGGCCTGGCTGCTCTTGGAGCCTTCAGTGACCATGGCGCCGCAGCCACCGCTGCCACAGCCAGAGCCACAGCCGCCGGATTTGGCCTGGCCGGCCGCAGTGCTGGAGTTGAATAAcgcgccgcagccgccaccTCCGCAACCGCTGCCGCAGCCAGAACCGCATCCGCTGGACTTGGCATGGCTGGTCTTGGAGCCTTCGATGACCATGGCACCACAAGCACCACCGCACCCGGAACCACAGCCAGCCGACTTGGCCGGGCCCTGACCGGCAGCACAGCTAGAATTGAACAGGGCGCCTCCCCCACATCCACCGCCACAACCAGAACCACAGCCGCCAGACTTGGCTTGGGTAGTCTTGGAGCCTTCGATGATCATGCCGCTACCGCAACCACCACCGCAGCCGGAGCCACAACCAGCCGACTTGGCCAGGCCCTGGCCGGCAGCAGTACTGGAGTTGAACAGGGCGCCGCAGCTGCCACCACACCCGGAACCGCATCCGCCAGACGTGGCGTGGCTTGTCTTGGAGCCCTCGATGACCGTGCCACtaccgcagccgccgccacaccCAGAACCACAACCAGCCGACTTAGTCAGAGTCAGATCCTGACCAGCATTAGCGCTGGAGTTGAGTAGAGCGCCGcagccaccgcctcctccacaACCGCCACCACAGCCAGAACCACATCCACCAGACTTGGCGTGGCTCGTCTTCAAGCCTTCAGTGACAATGCCATTACCGCAGCCGCTTCCACAGCCTGAACCACAGCCAGCCGACTTGGCCTGGCCATGGTCACCCTTGGCGTTGGAGTTCAACAGGGTGCCACAGCCACCTGCCCCACCACAGCCAGAGCCGCAGCCTCCTGACTTGGTCTGACCCTCAGTCATGGTGCTCGCTTTGAAAGTGCCACAGCCTCCCCCACCACCACAGCCACCACCACATCCGGATCCACAGCCTCCAGACTTAGCATTGTCGCCCTTGGAATCGTCAACAACTATGGGTCCACAGTTGCCGCCGCAGCGGACCCCACAGCCAGCAGACTCAGCGTCACCATTCTTGCCAATTGCAACAGCCGGCCTGCAACCACCAGATCTTGCATGGTCAGCCTTGCAGCCTGCCATGACCTTGTCATCACCAATGGCCGTGCTGCATGTGCCACATTGCACAGGAGCCACAGTCGCTCTCCGTGCTCCAAGGGTCTCTGTCTCTGAAACCATGGCGGTGTCAGATCCGGACACTGCAGCCTTCTGAACCACAGCACCACTGATGAGCTTTGCACCATCTTTGCTGTCAGCATCCACGAACAGGAACGATATTGTGATCCACGGAAGTAGGAAATCATCCTCATTAACCTAAAAATAGCAAACattattatgttagcagaaagaaataaaattCAGGTTCCCCAAATGATACCACAAGTAGAAGTGTACCATGATCAACTGAGATTCAGTGTCCAGCAATGCAACAGCTTTGCCATATGGGTGCTCAGCACTGAACTTCACAGCGGTGACAGCTGAGGCATCCTCAGAGTGACAACTGCAGCATTTGCGTTCGTATTCGAGTTTCCTTCCCCCGTAGAGCTTTATCTGATTGGTTCAAACAAGTACTAGAAATTTAAGTTTGCTACATGGATTGTTGGATACTAGATAGCACTGTGAACTGAGCTTGAGTTAGCTTACCAGTTGGTTGTCACCCTTGACCTCGAGCATACTGCCATCGGTGCTATCACTGATTGACAGGTTCGAATTTTTCAGTGTCCATTTATTTTCCTTGAATTCTGCTAGCTGAAGTTGCTGTTTTGTCGACTTCAATACTCCAACCAATTCCCGACTGCAAGCTGTGGTATTCTTTACCTTGTGCTCCCTGAGCCACAGGGGAGTTGTTACTCATTAGTCTCACTTGCTAGCATTGTTCCCCTTAGTAGTAAATTGACAAACTGTTCTTTTTACAGGAACATAATTCTGTTTACCCTGCTAGCATTACTCTCAGCCCCCATCACCAAGAACATTGTCTTACATTTGACATAATGTTCTAAAATCAATTTCAACAAAATTACCACAAGTAAAGTCCTTCCAGACTCCTAATAATATCAATTGTAGATCTGATTTGTAATTTTAGATTTCTTCATAAGCACAACATTGGTTCCTAAAGAAGCTACCAATTTGCAACTTTGCATGTTTTAACCTAATTTGGAAGATGTAACGAATAGATGGCAAAACAACATTTTAAACTTTAAACGGAAAGGAAAACAGCATCACTACAAGGTTGTAGTGTAGTACCAATCATCAAATGCATTTTTTGGCATACAGTTGCAGAGCAAGAATTCATCCATTCGAAATCCAAGAAAAATACCTTATCTGAAGACGGATAACCTCGGTACCACAATCATACAAGAAACGAGTCCAGCTGCCCATCTTCTGATCTTTACTGGAGTGTGGCAAAAGACAGGACTTGAGAGAGAAAGGCTCTGTCCTGACCATGCTAAACACCTTCTGCGCGCTACTTGGAACAGTAGCAGAGGCTGCAACACGAAGACTGACAGGAGCGGAAGTGGCATGCCCAGCATGAGCTTTCAGTTCAAACCACCTTTCAAAGGAGAGCTTAGAATTAGGCCCTGTCAGATCGTGCAGTGGGATAGAAACCTTCCCTATTGGTTCTGGTTTCTTGGATGCCTGATCAACCATTACTGTCAGAATGAGTTCTCCAGTAGGTTCACACTGTAAACCAGCTCCAGTATTCTTTCCTGTAACAGTGGAAATATCCAACCTGCCGCCATCACTAATAAACATATCTGATTGGTTCTTGGTGAACCTTACATACACATTTTCTTTGGGAACAGCAGATGGCAAATTCTTGATGTCCACAATTTGCAAATATAACTGCAAAGAAGGGAAATGTTCAAATCCAATGATAAATTTAGTAGGAAAATCTTGGCATAAGAATGGTAGCTGGTTTTACGAAATTATCATATCTATTGTGTCCTGAAACAACTGTTTATAGTAGTTATTAGTATAACACACAGCATTTTGATTGTATTATCAGATCAGACCGTTTGAGCTAGAATTATGTGCCTTGTACTGACTTTTACTTGAAGAAGAGAGTAGCATACCTCTACAAATGTTAATTTAAGAACATTAAGACCCTGCTGAATTTTGCAGATATCAGATCCAACCTCAGTATTGAATATCTGAGGAGCGGATGTCACAGGAGACGGCATGTTGCCACGGTACATACATCCGGCCTTCCAGTATCTTACACCAAAGGAACTCTCAAACTGTTCAGTAGTCTCTGTAAATCCAACATCAAGCTTCTTCCCTTCAGATCTATCAGCGTCGGTGTCATCATGCTCCAGAACTTTTCCAAGAAGCTTCAACATATCTTTGCAGTAAGTAATAGGATGCAGCTGGTGCGTGTGCCACATGAGATCCACATCGTAGGTTGGTACACGGAAGCGCTGCACTCCTTTCTCCAGATTCATCTTGATCAAATATAGAAATGCCTTGTATCGAGCTAATGCTTCAACAAGAAAACGCTGATCATGCATGGTTGGTGTTCCAACCTGCaggaaaaaaagagaatttTCTGATTTCCTGTACAGATCCTTTTGTCTGATGTATGGATCATAAAAATAAGTTTTCAATAATGATCACCTGCACTTACTGGATCGATTAAACTAGGCAATTAATCTCTAGTATGTCGTCCAAAATGTAAAAGCTATTCAGTTATATGAAGTTAAGATTGAAATAGTGACTTTTATGTGGAATCAGGAACACGGAGGCACATAGCATATAGTGGAGTAAAGATTGTTTAGATACCTGATAATAGAAAGAAGATTGTCTCTTAACAGCTGAAACCAGATCATAGGAAATGCCCTCTGTAGCTCCAGGATCCACATCCATGGTAGTTTCAGAAGAACTTGTGTACTCTAACTCGAAGGGCTCCTCAGGATACAACTCATTCCAAACTTTCTCTGACTGAATCTTTGATTTTGTTCTAGTGGACGACTCAACATTGTCATTGTTCAGTATTCTGCCATACACTTTCTTGCAGTCCCTTATGTACTGAACCTGAAAGATGTGCAATTGGACAATTACCTCATGAGTTTTCTGAATACAGTCATATCCTATATATCACAAGAAAATGCAGGTGGATGTCTAATGTGTGTTTGGATTATTCCATACAGTGGGAGTAACATCATGAATCAATGATGATTATCTTTTGAAAGATGCATACCGGGTTAAGGCGATGGCAGTGCCAAATCCACTCACAATCAAGAGGGACAACTAACGATCCATCCACAACAGGAGCCTGAGTGTGCTTAGCAAGAAGGGGAAGCCAACAAGCTTTGTACCTAGCACAGCaacaaaataatttaaaaaaagGTCAATGGTTTCCATCCAAGGACATGAATCGGATCACAGTTTTTCTGTTTCCAAGAGCAGTAGAGAATTTCCTCataattttctttttccaaatcATCAAACCACTAATTCAATATGACAGTGACTTTTATGTGACGTGCATTAATTTTAACTAAATATCTCCAGGTAAGGCCAAAACTAAAATTAAGAATATATGCAATTGGTCTCAGCTGTCGTCTCAATTCTACCACAAAACTGAAGTTCAGGCACCTTATAGAGCTGTACTCCTGCAGCACTTGTTATCTAACTAGCTATTTCCATCAAGATTGTTACTTTCtcagaagaaaagaaacttgCAACCAAGTTTTAGCATTTTcatctctgtttttttctttttgaagcaCAGCATTTACATCTCATGATTTTCCAAGGGATTTATCTATTGATCATGAACCAGGCTCGACAAAGATGATCAGCCGACGACCAACCACGAGAAAAGCATGAACCGTCCCTTGCCTTCTCCAATAGTCAAAAGCCAAGGCGACggaaaaaacaataaaaaagaaaagatatttcTCGCATCATCCGTACCTGCGTATGGCCCGGTCGAGCAGCGGGCCCTCGTAGAGCCACCGGCGGCGGTCCACCGCCGCGAGGAACTCCAGCTGCCGCAGCGCGGCCGCGACGAGGTCCGCACCGACGGGCACCctctcctgcgccgccgcccaccgagCCGCCTGCTCCCCGTCCATCccctcctcccgtcgccgccctgcGGAATCGATCACCACGAGGTCAACGGCAGGGTGGAGATTATCCCTCGACCGCAATCGTCGCGGGAAAACGGGTTCTTGATTTGTTTCCGGCGGCCGGAGAGATCGATAGGCAGAGTCCACGACGGACACGGCCTCTGGGCCGTGGACCCTTCACCATTGACTTTCAGTGTTCTTCTCTGACACGTAaagattggatttttttttcttcgaaaTATCACCCTAGACTTTATGTATACTGGTGTTTGTCTAATTTGTGTTGTTGCAAATTCGAATTAAGTAGCAAAAGCTTGATAGAAACAGAATCGACATCGATTCAGAAACATCTCTCTGTTTCATTTTTTCATGCAAAAAAACACTTCAGAGTAGCAAGTCTGAATCAAAGAGATGCAAGAACTGAATTTCTACTGCTACTGTACATGCTAACTGAAAGAGTGATGAGATCAAGAACCTGAACCACTGCAGCTGATGAGAGCTCGAACtgcgagagggagagagagagagagagagagagactggcACCTCTGCTGCAGAGCTGTCTCTGGCGCTCCCTATTTATACAATTATACAGGCAGTAGGTGCAGCGGACACGAAATGGCCTGAAAACTGAAAACAAAGGCGTAAATTTTAATcaactgaaagtctgaaacagcacCGCTTTCTTATCCAGGAAGGTAGCTTAGCATCATTGCCACGGGCGGTTAAGGCCTACCTGCAGTGATCAATGGCCGATTTTCCAGCTGAAAACCCTGTGCCAGTTACTCCTTTTGGTTAACTGAACTCCTTGCTTGCAACACTGAACTGAAACCCCAACTGAAAGCCGTGCTTTTGCGGTGTCAGCTACTACCGGATTCAGGCGAGCCGTTTTTGCTTGGCTTGCGCCGTGAAGCAAGCGACAGTACAGTTTCTCGGCGTCACTTGTTCTTGTGCATTGCTTGACGCCTTGAAACTGGGCAATGGACGGCCGGTGGTGAGTTGGTGGCACGCATGAACTCGAGGAGAAAACGGACTCCACTGACAGTAGCTGACGTTTTTGGGTCAGTTAAGATGACTTGATAGTGCATCAAGGGCGCCACTTTAAGcttggaaaaaaaatacctGAAAGAGTACAGTAGGGGGAAAAATTACCCTCTTGTTTAGATGTGGCCTGGTTGTTATGATTGCTAATGCTAGTTTTTGCTTGACTTGAATATTCCAGTGACATCCATGGCCGGTTGCACACCTAACGCTGTCCCTACCTCGTCAGATTGCTCATCAGATGCAGTACGGTCGTACTACAAAGCCATGGAGCTGCAGATCTCCTTGTAGTACAAACCTGAAGGAGCCTCTAGCTCGTACAAGCGCAGATAGCGAACCTGACAAGCAAGTTGCCGGCCACAAGGTCACGGTTTTCGTCAAATCGCGTGACATTCAGAACATCGTCTGTCACTCTGTCGGATTAAGCGGATGCGGAGCAAAGATTATGAAAAAAGCGTTGCTCCGGGGCGAAAAATGCCCGCACAATTCATGCGCCCAGTAACTTTTGTGAATGTCAACGAATAAGTCGCAAATACTCACAATTTATAACAAAAATTTGTGTTTTTGGTTGTTGCTGTAGTGCTGCATGGCTGCCGACGTGGACTTAGACCAGGCTGGAAATTTTTCcatccttttttcttcttttttctttttggttttgAGGTAAAGTTTCCGCATAGCAGGAACTGTTACAAACTTAGAGGCGTGTTCTGTAGATGACTGTCAGCTACTACATTACATGGTACAGGGAAAAAAATGTCTCGAGGGACAAATTGGGTGCGTTTGCAGGGCGGTAGCTGATGAACTAGCAGTACTGAATGCTGATGATACTGAACCGTGTGGTGTTCGATGCGTGCCATCCGCGTTTCGTTTCAGTCCCGCGAGCCGCCGGactggaggatgaagaagacggcgAGGCCGACGACGAGCCCCGACACGACCAGCGCcagcgtcggcgccggcgtcgccaCGCCGAAGTTCTGCATGCAGCGGCGGCGAGTACTTTCGTGTTAGTTTTAGGAGCCCCCTACGCTGCTGTTGCTAGCTTGTTCGTGTGTGTATGTACCTGGAGGACGCCTTTGCCGGTGGCGACCTCGACGGCGATGGCCGAGGCGAAACCGACCATGGCGGCGCGGCCCAGCCACACGTCCGGGCCACCGCCCTGATTCGCGCTCTGCTCGCACCTGATGGACAGAGACCTGGCCGCCCTGGAGGAGACGCGCCTCTTGCTGCTGGAGGTGACGCGCACTGCGGATGCTGCAGTTACAAGCCAAAAGTCCAATGCTAGACAGTCTCAATGGGCAATGGTAACACCAAATCACCAGATTTCAATAGTAGCCATGTTCGTAATGCTAGTCTTTCAGACAATCCAAATAATGTTTGCCAAAAGAATCTTAAGATTCCACAAACTTCGGTTGAGTAACTTCTGCACGACTAGCAATCTGGAATCGAAAGCAGAGCTATACAGAGAGGAGGTGCCATACCACGGCCGGACACGCAGCTGAAGGAcggcgccgcagcggcggcggcggcggccaccggagATGGGCGGAGGACGGCGAAGAGCGCCATGGGACAGGACCCGCTtgctctcttctttcttccttctcctctgcTCTTGAATGAATCCTTGCTCTCTGCTCGAGCTGTGCGCAAGCCTCGTGCTCGTGTTTTTGTCTGCAGGGTGGAAGCGCAGGAGCCAGCCGAAGTGAGTGGCCGTCGGCTGGCCGACGTGGCCGTCTCTGGAGCTGGGAGACATCCATCCTATATTCCTATccaaagaaaagagaaaaaaaagaaattccatGGCGAAAATTCCCATTGGCTTGTGTGGGCTAGAGCCCTCCGTGTGCCTGGTTGGGCTTGCCTGGAAA
This genomic window from Setaria viridis chromosome 8, Setaria_viridis_v4.0, whole genome shotgun sequence contains:
- the LOC117867029 gene encoding glycine-rich domain-containing protein 2, with the translated sequence MDGEQAARWAAAQERVPVGADLVAAALRQLEFLAAVDRRRWLYEGPLLDRAIRRYKACWLPLLAKHTQAPVVDGSLVVPLDCEWIWHCHRLNPVQYIRDCKKVYGRILNNDNVESSTRTKSKIQSEKVWNELYPEEPFELEYTSSSETTMDVDPGATEGISYDLVSAVKRQSSFYYQVGTPTMHDQRFLVEALARYKAFLYLIKMNLEKGVQRFRVPTYDVDLMWHTHQLHPITYCKDMLKLLGKVLEHDDTDADRSEGKKLDVGFTETTEQFESSFGVRYWKAGCMYRGNMPSPVTSAPQIFNTEVGSDICKIQQGLNVLKLTFVELYLQIVDIKNLPSAVPKENVYVRFTKNQSDMFISDGGRLDISTVTGKNTGAGLQCEPTGELILTVMVDQASKKPEPIGKVSIPLHDLTGPNSKLSFERWFELKAHAGHATSAPVSLRVAASATVPSSAQKVFSMVRTEPFSLKSCLLPHSSKDQKMGSWTRFLYDCGTEVIRLQIREHKVKNTTACSRELVGVLKSTKQQLQLAEFKENKWTLKNSNLSISDSTDGSMLEVKGDNQLIKLYGGRKLEYERKCCSCHSEDASAVTAVKFSAEHPYGKAVALLDTESQLIMVNEDDFLLPWITISFLFVDADSKDGAKLISGAVVQKAAVSGSDTAMVSETETLGARRATVAPVQCGTCSTAIGDDKVMAGCKADHARSGGCRPAVAIGKNGDAESAGCGVRCGGNCGPIVVDDSKGDNAKSGGCGSGCGGGCGGGGGCGTFKASTMTEGQTKSGGCGSGCGGAGGCGTLLNSNAKGDHGQAKSAGCGSGCGSGCGNGIVTEGLKTSHAKSGGCGSGCGGGCGGGGGCGALLNSSANAGQDLTLTKSAGCGSGCGGGCGSGTVIEGSKTSHATSGGCGSGCGGSCGALFNSSTAAGQGLAKSAGCGSGCGGGCGSGMIIEGSKTTQAKSGGCGSGCGGGCGGGALFNSSCAAGQGPAKSAGCGSGCGGACGAMVIEGSKTSHAKSSGCGSGCGSGCGGGGCGALFNSSTAAGQAKSGGCGSGCGSGGCGAMVTEGSKSSQAKSGGCGSGCGGGCGGIMFNASTKAGGEGLSMSGGCGSGCGGGCGGGGCGALFNA
- the LOC117867030 gene encoding stress enhanced protein 1, chloroplastic isoform X2, which encodes MALFAVLRPSPVAAAAAAAAPSFSCVSGRASAVRVTSSSKRRVSSRAARSLSIRCEQSANQGGGPDVWLGRAAMVGFASAIAVEVATGKGVLQNFGVATPAPTLALVVSGLVVGLAVFFILQSGGSRD
- the LOC117867030 gene encoding stress enhanced protein 1, chloroplastic isoform X1, whose protein sequence is MALFAVLRPSPVAAAAAAAAPSFSCVSGRALDFWLVTAASAVRVTSSSKRRVSSRAARSLSIRCEQSANQGGGPDVWLGRAAMVGFASAIAVEVATGKGVLQNFGVATPAPTLALVVSGLVVGLAVFFILQSGGSRD